From the genome of Haloplanus natans DSM 17983:
TGAACAGGGTCGAAGGCGACGTGCTCGTCGACCATCACGTCGATGCTGGTCGTGTTGGGGTGGTTGAGGACGGCGCGGTACTGAATGCTGACGTCGACGTAGTGGGTCGGGTAGTGGTCCTGCTGGGATTCGTGATGCTCTCGAATCTCGAATTCGATGCCAGAGCGGTCGGCAATCGTATCGAGGACCGTTCGGAGCTCCTGTTTGGACCCCTGGTACTCCCCTTCGACGCCAAAATCGAGGTCCTCCGAGAATCGCCACGATTGCGGGAAATACAGCTTGGACAGCGCGGTCCCGCCTTTGAACAGGAGGTTGTCGCCGTAGCCGCTCGTGAAGATGCCCCAGAGGAGCCACGAATTGACGTAGTTCTTCTCGGCGTACCCTTGCCGAACGCCCAGTTCGCGAGCGAGAATACGGAGCCGGTCCTGACTGATCATCGCGATCAGGACTCCGTTGGCTCCAGCGTGGCTGGCTCGACGTTGATCCGGAGGCGATACGTGCTGTCGGTCGATCCGGTGTCGGGCCGCGTCGGGTCTAGTGGGGAATAGCCACTCGTGAACGACGCGACGAGTTCCTCGCGGGCGGGGAGGTCGATGCCGAGCTGGTCGGCGAGGTAGACGATTCGCTTGGTCGCAGCGCCGTTGTCGAGGCGTTCGAGGTACTCGCCGACCGTGTCCCAGTCGCAACCCCGTTCGTCGGCAGTACGCATCGCGGTTGCGAGTTCCCGAAGGCCACCGCTGAACTCGGGGTGGTCCGCACAGTCGACCAGCGTCTTCTCCAGGTCGCTGACCTGCACGGTCGTGCCCTCGATCGATGTCGGCTCAACGCCGAAGAATTTCCGCTCGGTGACCGTCGTGACGCGGTACGGGACGCCGTGGATCTCTCGGCTTTGCGCTCGGGTCGGCGTGACGACGTACACCGTCCGGGGGACCTGTTCGGTCAGTCCGTGGTGGCTGAGAGCGCTGTAGTAGCCGATGTACATCGGCTCGGCGACGTGGGCGGCGATGAGGTACTCGTGGGTCGTGTACATGCCTTCCTCGCCGGCAGTGAGTGGAACGATGAGATACGTGCCCGGGAAGAGCCGGTCGAGCCAGCCCTTCTCGGTGAGCCGGGAGGCAATCTCGCGGGCGGTGTTTGGGGAAACCTCCAGCGTCGTCTCGATGTCGTCGACGGAGATGATCTGGTGACCCGCGCCAGCGAGTCGTGCAAGGAGTCGACTTTCTCGAGTCGAGAGCCCCTGGCGTATATTTTCCGTTTGTTCTATGGTACTCATGCCTGCGTTTCTTACATGGAGTATAAACACGGGCTTGCTTTAGCCTTGTGACTGCCGCGGGCGGCGGAGACGAGTAGACTTAACCAACAGAATCGGGGTGTGGAACCGTGCGTTGGTTAAGTATTCAGACGCCGTCTTCGAGCACGTCGATGAGCGCTTCTGCTGTGGAACTGATCCGGTCGAGACGGTCGCGA
Proteins encoded in this window:
- a CDS encoding type IV toxin-antitoxin system AbiEi family antitoxin domain-containing protein, translated to MSTIEQTENIRQGLSTRESRLLARLAGAGHQIISVDDIETTLEVSPNTAREIASRLTEKGWLDRLFPGTYLIVPLTAGEEGMYTTHEYLIAAHVAEPMYIGYYSALSHHGLTEQVPRTVYVVTPTRAQSREIHGVPYRVTTVTERKFFGVEPTSIEGTTVQVSDLEKTLVDCADHPEFSGGLRELATAMRTADERGCDWDTVGEYLERLDNGAATKRIVYLADQLGIDLPAREELVASFTSGYSPLDPTRPDTGSTDSTYRLRINVEPATLEPTES
- a CDS encoding nucleotidyl transferase AbiEii/AbiGii toxin family protein — its product is MISQDRLRILARELGVRQGYAEKNYVNSWLLWGIFTSGYGDNLLFKGGTALSKLYFPQSWRFSEDLDFGVEGEYQGSKQELRTVLDTIADRSGIEFEIREHHESQQDHYPTHYVDVSIQYRAVLNHPNTTSIDVMVDEHVAFDPVQHTHAYEDVPEFDLQAYSVEEIFAEKLRAIYQRGAARDYYDLYQLLETDSVAINFANVGPAFDAKCKHDGLTVDLNDGLPDEQQETIRHQWETTLPDLTGDPPAFEMVWNRLDTAIAQQGSS